The proteins below are encoded in one region of Methanomassiliicoccus luminyensis B10:
- a CDS encoding beta-CASP ribonuclease aCPSF1: MSAERVLEDAREQIRKIAPSDVNIAAIEFEGPVVVIYTKDMEKFASNNDIVRQLAQGLRRRVAIRPDPSMLANPETVEKRIREIIPEEAQITDIYFEDDTGEVTIEAIAPGLVIGKHGSILNEIKKEVGWAPKVVRAPPLPSKTVSDIRAYLRTISDDRKVFLKKVGRRLARPRIEGESWIRMTALGGYREVGRSATLLSTRESKVLIDCGIDPSDKDGGTPYFNAPEIQPLDALDAVVITHAHMDHCALLPALYKYGYDGPVYCTPPTRDLMSLMQLDGIKVSYGEGKKAPYESSHVREVVAHCIPLKYGETTDIAPDMRLTFQNAGHILGSAVCHFHIGDGLYNIAFTGDMKFERTWLFNATVNKFPRLETLVMEATYGGYRDVQPSRIDAGNTLKAVCERVLARNGKILIPVFAVGRSQEVMLVLEELIRTGKLPNVPIYLDGMIWEATAIHTAYPEYLNSQLRTQIFQMGQNPFLSQNFKRVETQDMRERICHDVEPCIVLSTSGMMNGGPVLEYLKAWADDPKNCLVFVGYNAEGTLGSKIQRGWSELTLSERGKPVTVKMKMDVETAEGFSGHSDRRQLMAYIASLDPKPERIVIGHGEEHKCSDLASSIYKKFNVETRAPMNLETIRMK; encoded by the coding sequence ATGAGCGCAGAGAGAGTTCTAGAGGATGCAAGGGAACAGATCCGGAAGATCGCGCCTTCCGATGTGAACATCGCGGCCATCGAGTTCGAGGGCCCCGTCGTCGTCATTTATACTAAGGACATGGAGAAGTTCGCCTCCAACAACGACATAGTGAGGCAGCTGGCTCAGGGACTTCGCCGGAGAGTGGCGATCCGCCCTGACCCGTCCATGCTGGCCAACCCGGAGACGGTGGAGAAGCGCATCAGGGAGATAATTCCCGAGGAAGCGCAGATCACCGATATCTACTTCGAGGACGACACCGGGGAGGTGACCATCGAGGCGATCGCTCCCGGCCTGGTCATAGGCAAGCACGGCAGCATCCTCAACGAGATCAAGAAAGAGGTGGGCTGGGCGCCGAAGGTCGTTCGCGCTCCCCCTCTGCCGTCCAAGACCGTCTCGGACATCCGCGCCTACCTGCGGACGATATCCGATGACAGGAAGGTGTTCCTGAAGAAGGTCGGGCGCAGGCTGGCAAGGCCGCGCATCGAGGGCGAGTCGTGGATCCGCATGACCGCCCTGGGCGGGTACAGGGAGGTGGGCAGGAGCGCCACGCTGCTGTCCACCAGGGAGTCCAAGGTGCTCATCGACTGCGGGATCGACCCCTCCGACAAGGACGGCGGCACCCCATACTTCAACGCCCCCGAGATCCAGCCGCTGGACGCGCTGGACGCGGTGGTCATCACCCACGCCCATATGGATCACTGTGCCCTCCTGCCCGCGCTTTACAAGTACGGCTACGACGGCCCGGTGTACTGCACCCCGCCCACCAGGGACCTGATGTCCCTGATGCAGCTGGACGGGATCAAGGTGTCCTACGGCGAAGGGAAGAAAGCTCCGTACGAGTCCTCGCACGTCCGCGAGGTGGTGGCGCACTGCATACCCCTGAAATATGGAGAGACCACCGACATCGCGCCGGACATGAGGCTGACGTTCCAGAACGCCGGCCACATCCTCGGCTCGGCGGTCTGCCACTTCCACATCGGGGATGGGCTGTACAACATCGCCTTCACCGGCGATATGAAGTTCGAGCGGACCTGGCTGTTCAACGCCACCGTCAACAAGTTCCCCAGGCTGGAGACCCTGGTGATGGAGGCGACGTACGGCGGGTACAGGGACGTTCAGCCGTCCCGTATCGACGCGGGCAATACCCTGAAGGCCGTCTGCGAGCGCGTTCTCGCCCGCAACGGCAAGATCCTCATCCCGGTGTTCGCGGTCGGGCGTTCCCAGGAGGTCATGCTCGTTCTCGAGGAGCTGATCCGGACGGGCAAGCTGCCCAATGTGCCCATCTACCTTGACGGCATGATATGGGAGGCCACCGCCATTCACACCGCGTACCCGGAGTACCTCAACTCCCAGCTGCGCACCCAGATCTTCCAGATGGGGCAGAATCCTTTCTTGTCACAGAACTTCAAGAGGGTGGAGACCCAGGACATGAGGGAACGCATCTGCCATGACGTGGAGCCGTGCATCGTCCTGTCGACCAGCGGCATGATGAACGGCGGACCCGTTCTTGAGTATCTGAAGGCCTGGGCGGACGACCCCAAGAACTGCCTGGTGTTCGTCGGCTACAATGCCGAGGGGACCCTGGGCAGCAAGATCCAGAGGGGCTGGTCCGAGCTTACTCTCAGCGAGCGCGGCAAGCCCGTGACGGTCAAGATGAAGATGGACGTGGAGACCGCGGAAGGTTTCTCGGGCCACTCCGACCGCCGCCAGCTCATGGCGTACATCGCCTCCCTAGATCCCAAGCCGGAAAGGATCGTCATCGGCCACGGGGAGGAGCACAAGTGCTCCGACCTGGCGTCCTCCATCTACAAGAAGTTCAACGTGGAGACCAGGGCCCCCATGAACCTCGAGACCATCCGGATGAAGTGA
- the psmB gene encoding archaeal proteasome endopeptidase complex subunit beta, whose product MANNELKTGTTTIGVVYKDGVVMATEHRATMGNVIAHKEVQKLFKIDKNLGLTVAGLVGDAQILARYFKAEVELYKLKKGTPMTVNSAATLLANIMRGGGGSYGFYYVGLIMGGLDNAGGHVFALDSAGGSIRDEYVSIGSGSSFAYGVLEDGFKREMGEDEAVNLAIRALNAAMRRDSASGDGYAVSVINKDGFRELTPEEALEKAQEIGLLIGFAKHH is encoded by the coding sequence ATGGCAAATAATGAACTTAAGACGGGAACCACCACCATCGGCGTTGTATACAAGGACGGCGTCGTGATGGCGACCGAGCATCGTGCCACTATGGGCAACGTCATCGCCCACAAGGAAGTACAGAAACTGTTCAAGATCGACAAGAACCTTGGGCTTACCGTCGCTGGCCTGGTTGGTGACGCCCAGATCCTCGCCCGCTACTTCAAGGCGGAGGTGGAACTGTACAAGCTCAAGAAGGGCACCCCCATGACCGTCAACTCCGCAGCTACTTTGCTGGCCAACATCATGAGGGGCGGGGGCGGATCCTACGGGTTCTACTATGTAGGCCTGATCATGGGAGGCCTCGACAACGCCGGCGGGCACGTGTTCGCCCTGGACTCCGCAGGCGGCTCCATCAGGGACGAGTATGTCTCCATCGGCTCCGGCTCATCGTTCGCCTACGGTGTCCTGGAGGACGGGTTCAAGAGGGAGATGGGCGAGGACGAGGCCGTGAACCTGGCCATCCGTGCCCTGAACGCCGCCATGAGGAGGGACTCCGCCAGTGGCGACGGCTACGCTGTCTCGGTCATCAACAAGGACGGGTTCAGGGAGCTGACCCCCGAGGAAGCTCTGGAGAAGGCCCAGGAAATAGGCCTTCTGATAGGGTTCGCCAAACACCACTGA
- a CDS encoding DUF2085 domain-containing protein has translation MVRDLALKTKVGMLILFSALLLVVLIAPFTLPHGSVTDLSGVVGKEDNGDQIANMNPLAAGVYLFGDLNCHQIAERSFFLNGNEMPFCARDIGLFIGLAAGMALIIALRPRFSWLALILLAAPILLDGGVQLVTDYESSNIVRLLTGMLGGGAASYFLAHVADAFLSVETDGQ, from the coding sequence GTGGTCCGGGACCTGGCGTTGAAGACCAAGGTCGGCATGCTGATATTGTTCTCAGCCCTGCTCCTGGTGGTCCTGATCGCCCCGTTCACTCTGCCGCACGGCAGCGTCACCGACCTCTCCGGGGTTGTCGGCAAGGAGGACAACGGCGACCAGATCGCGAACATGAACCCCCTGGCCGCAGGCGTGTACCTCTTTGGGGACCTCAACTGCCACCAGATCGCAGAGAGGTCGTTCTTCCTGAACGGCAACGAGATGCCGTTCTGCGCCCGGGACATCGGCCTGTTCATCGGCCTGGCCGCAGGAATGGCCCTGATCATCGCACTGAGGCCGCGCTTCAGCTGGCTCGCCCTGATCCTCCTGGCGGCGCCGATCCTGCTGGATGGAGGGGTGCAGCTGGTGACGGACTACGAGTCGAGCAACATAGTGAGGCTGCTCACGGGCATGCTGGGAGGCGGGGCCGCCTCCTACTTCCTGGCCCACGTGGCCGACGCGTTCCTGAGCGTCGAGACCGATGGTCAATGA
- a CDS encoding formylmethanofuran dehydrogenase subunit E family protein, whose translation MVTLPKEMEELKRFHGHLGPYAVIGYRMGEIARKRFPQRIYAIVHSGTQRPLSCLADGVQMSSCCTLGKSNISVREDNEVRAEFSDGTSHLEISARPEVRPGIDGKCTHGNEEEMAMAFYDLPEADLFVITEGISAPFGR comes from the coding sequence ATGGTCACCCTTCCCAAGGAAATGGAGGAGCTTAAGAGGTTCCACGGCCACCTGGGCCCCTACGCCGTAATCGGCTACCGCATGGGCGAGATCGCCCGAAAGAGGTTCCCCCAGCGCATCTACGCCATCGTGCACAGCGGCACCCAAAGGCCCCTGTCCTGCCTCGCCGACGGCGTGCAGATGTCCTCATGCTGCACCCTGGGCAAGAGCAACATCTCCGTTCGGGAGGACAACGAGGTCCGCGCGGAGTTCTCCGATGGGACATCGCACCTCGAGATCTCGGCCCGCCCCGAGGTCCGGCCCGGCATCGACGGCAAGTGCACCCATGGCAACGAAGAGGAGATGGCCATGGCTTTCTACGACCTGCCGGAGGCCGATCTCTTCGTCATCACAGAAGGGATCTCAGCCCCGTTCGGCAGATGA
- a CDS encoding type II/IV secretion system ATPase subunit: protein MSSNKVVLRSARPRLGADGGQMSKGLVHLLNERARKRPCFSGCWTSPCPPSRSVELERYEVIGSKVSIISVDDGARHLYHVTPWEYLLPDSWISLLGKVIEKVSLCPPEDIGAQYTDLRGHVTRTAARLLRAVATADQVDLGRDIGEREDNISRLSEAVSRYTVGLGVFEVLLSDDRIEDVFVDAPSWENPVHVTVNGVSGFNTVCRCGTNITASGEEVERMASRFKQYSGRPFSEAFPVMETDVHGYDTRATVIGPPLSPSGTAVALRRHSRTPWTLLKLAYSGAIDTYTAALLSFLIDGKSTMLISGARGAGKSSLLSAVMFEFPVSQRILTIEDTLELPVKQMQQLGYKVQSLFVERRMEQNAEESTDGALRVSLRLGESAIVLGEVRGKEAQTLYQSMRAGKAGSSVLGTIHGDSARSVYERVVHDMGIAKEAFMATDVVVTMGLSRPGGSSRQVRRLIELAEVSRERGPGEFNQLVRLDPASGGFAIDPEVRSETIERIAGSWNMSYDEALLNIEARSAMRDILLAAASRGGREYLEPAWVCRCNEHFWHWMDEGDGDYDGLVNDFRRLVERRCGHELD, encoded by the coding sequence ATGTCATCCAATAAGGTGGTGCTGCGCTCGGCGAGACCGCGCCTGGGAGCGGACGGCGGCCAGATGAGCAAGGGGCTGGTCCACCTGCTCAATGAGCGAGCGAGGAAGCGGCCGTGCTTCTCGGGGTGCTGGACATCGCCGTGCCCTCCTTCCCGCTCGGTCGAGCTGGAGAGGTACGAGGTCATCGGCAGCAAGGTATCGATCATCTCGGTGGACGACGGGGCCAGGCACCTGTACCACGTCACCCCGTGGGAGTACCTCCTGCCGGACAGCTGGATCTCCCTGCTGGGGAAGGTGATAGAAAAGGTGTCGCTCTGTCCCCCCGAGGACATCGGTGCCCAGTACACCGACCTTAGAGGGCATGTGACCAGGACCGCGGCCAGGCTGCTACGCGCCGTCGCTACCGCCGACCAGGTGGACCTGGGCCGGGACATCGGGGAGAGGGAGGACAACATATCCCGGCTCTCCGAGGCGGTGTCAAGATACACTGTCGGCCTGGGAGTGTTCGAAGTGCTCCTGAGCGATGACCGCATCGAGGATGTGTTCGTCGATGCCCCTTCATGGGAGAACCCTGTGCATGTCACCGTCAACGGGGTCAGCGGCTTCAATACGGTATGCCGGTGCGGGACCAACATCACCGCGTCCGGGGAGGAAGTGGAAAGGATGGCCTCGAGATTCAAGCAGTACAGCGGCAGGCCGTTCTCGGAAGCGTTCCCGGTGATGGAGACCGATGTCCACGGGTACGACACCAGGGCCACCGTGATCGGTCCGCCTCTCTCGCCCAGCGGGACGGCCGTGGCGCTGAGGAGGCATTCCCGGACCCCCTGGACCCTGCTCAAGCTTGCCTACAGCGGGGCTATCGACACCTACACCGCCGCCCTGCTGTCGTTCCTGATCGACGGCAAGAGCACCATGCTCATCAGCGGCGCCAGGGGAGCGGGCAAGTCTTCCCTTCTTTCCGCGGTCATGTTCGAGTTCCCGGTCTCCCAGCGCATCCTCACCATCGAGGATACCCTAGAACTCCCGGTAAAGCAGATGCAGCAGCTGGGGTACAAGGTCCAATCGCTGTTCGTGGAGAGGAGGATGGAGCAGAACGCCGAGGAGAGCACCGACGGCGCCCTAAGGGTGTCCTTGAGGCTGGGGGAGTCGGCCATCGTGCTGGGGGAGGTGCGGGGCAAGGAAGCGCAGACCCTGTACCAGAGCATGCGCGCCGGCAAGGCGGGATCCTCCGTCCTGGGCACCATTCATGGGGATTCGGCCCGCTCGGTGTACGAGAGGGTCGTTCACGACATGGGCATCGCCAAGGAAGCGTTCATGGCCACCGACGTGGTCGTGACCATGGGCCTGTCCCGCCCGGGCGGCTCCTCCCGCCAGGTCCGCAGGCTCATCGAACTCGCCGAGGTATCCCGGGAGCGCGGCCCGGGGGAGTTCAACCAGCTGGTCCGCCTGGACCCCGCCTCCGGCGGCTTTGCCATCGATCCCGAGGTGCGCTCGGAAACGATAGAGCGGATCGCCGGGTCCTGGAACATGTCCTACGACGAGGCGCTCCTTAACATCGAGGCCCGGTCGGCCATGAGGGACATCCTTCTGGCCGCGGCGAGCCGAGGGGGCAGGGAGTACCTGGAGCCCGCCTGGGTGTGCCGGTGCAACGAGCATTTCTGGCACTGGATGGACGAAGGGGACGGCGACTACGACGGGCTGGTGAACGACTTCAGGCGGCTGGTGGAAAGGAGGTGCGGGCATGAGCTGGACTGA
- a CDS encoding U32 family peptidase — MEVLSPAGSKDAFKAALEGGADAVYLGGKTFGARKFAPNFSDAELKCAIKLAHSRNAKVYVTVNTLVKDRELGQAFSYLDLLNSIETDAVIVQDRGLLRMIRDSFKIPVHGSTQMGIHSPDDARWAKENGLERAILSRELSLDEVERVRKASDIGIEVFIHGALCYCFSGQCLFSSILGGRSGNRGMCAQPCRKRYALGREQGYMLSTADLFSVQALPRLMEMGVDAIKIEGRLRSPAYVYLATRTYKSAVERAARGEEELITPREREMLEVAFNRGFSPGYLMTNDVMQRDYAESRGLSLGKATVRGKEVTIRSALLEAGDGITFYRGAEKVGGFEVKDPQKANGTTVVKSPFRLEIGEYSVYKTKDREFPGIERTLSSVEFPTCQAQRRSLPFDLPRVSRGRRREELSFYVSSLKTLDAVLRYADRVYYDGPEFEGALSRCDASKVECVLMMPRVTPEVPEAEASSIMVNSVGQYQNYKDRRLYGSYFMNLFNSLAMPDLYQYTLSVELSREEMRELCSHYRGRLEALVFGRIELMVTRDPSLNEGTLIDERGKRFPVSRDRCGYAHIMNSSDLFLLDFMEEMDSMGIDSYGIDLRGRPTELCSLVAKAFRERDPRAKDRIRRRGSITAGHYLRGVE, encoded by the coding sequence ATGGAGGTCCTGTCACCAGCCGGTTCAAAGGACGCGTTCAAGGCCGCATTGGAGGGAGGGGCCGACGCGGTGTACCTCGGCGGCAAGACCTTCGGGGCCAGAAAATTCGCCCCCAATTTCTCGGACGCTGAGTTGAAGTGCGCGATAAAGCTCGCCCATTCCAGGAACGCCAAGGTCTACGTCACCGTCAACACTCTGGTGAAGGACCGCGAGCTGGGCCAGGCGTTCTCTTATCTCGACCTTCTCAACTCCATAGAGACGGATGCGGTCATCGTGCAGGACCGCGGGTTGCTGCGCATGATCAGGGACAGCTTCAAGATCCCCGTTCACGGCTCCACGCAGATGGGGATACATTCTCCCGACGACGCGCGGTGGGCGAAGGAGAACGGCCTGGAGCGGGCCATATTGTCGAGGGAGCTCAGCCTGGATGAGGTCGAGAGGGTGAGAAAGGCCTCGGACATAGGCATAGAGGTGTTCATTCACGGGGCGCTGTGCTACTGCTTCTCCGGCCAGTGCCTGTTCTCGTCCATCCTGGGCGGGCGGTCGGGGAACCGGGGCATGTGCGCCCAGCCCTGCCGGAAGCGGTACGCCCTCGGAAGGGAGCAGGGATACATGCTCTCCACTGCCGACCTGTTCTCGGTGCAGGCCCTCCCCCGCCTGATGGAGATGGGCGTGGACGCGATCAAGATCGAGGGGCGGCTGCGCTCTCCCGCATACGTGTACCTGGCCACCAGGACCTACAAGAGCGCGGTGGAGCGGGCGGCGCGGGGCGAGGAGGAACTGATCACCCCACGGGAGAGGGAGATGCTGGAGGTGGCGTTCAACCGGGGCTTCTCTCCTGGCTACCTGATGACCAATGATGTCATGCAGCGCGACTACGCCGAGTCGAGGGGGCTGTCTCTTGGCAAAGCTACCGTCCGAGGGAAGGAGGTCACCATTCGCTCGGCCCTGCTGGAGGCAGGCGACGGCATCACCTTCTACCGCGGCGCCGAGAAGGTGGGGGGCTTCGAGGTCAAGGACCCCCAGAAGGCGAACGGCACCACCGTGGTGAAGTCCCCATTCCGCTTGGAGATAGGGGAGTACTCTGTTTACAAGACCAAGGACCGGGAGTTCCCGGGGATCGAGAGAACGCTGTCGTCCGTGGAGTTCCCGACCTGTCAGGCCCAGCGCCGTTCCTTGCCGTTCGATCTGCCCAGGGTGAGCAGGGGGAGGAGAAGGGAGGAGCTGTCATTCTATGTGTCATCGCTCAAGACCCTGGACGCGGTGCTCCGCTACGCCGACCGGGTGTACTACGACGGCCCCGAGTTCGAGGGCGCGCTGTCCAGATGCGATGCCTCGAAGGTCGAGTGCGTGCTCATGATGCCGCGGGTGACGCCGGAAGTGCCCGAGGCGGAGGCGAGCTCGATCATGGTGAACTCGGTAGGCCAGTACCAGAATTACAAGGACCGCCGTCTGTACGGCTCATACTTCATGAACCTCTTCAACTCCCTGGCGATGCCGGACCTGTACCAGTACACGCTGTCGGTGGAGCTGTCCAGGGAGGAGATGAGGGAGCTTTGCTCTCACTACCGGGGCCGCCTGGAGGCGCTGGTGTTCGGACGCATCGAGCTCATGGTGACCAGGGACCCCTCGCTGAACGAGGGGACGCTCATCGACGAGAGGGGAAAGAGGTTCCCGGTGTCCCGGGACCGCTGCGGGTACGCGCACATCATGAACTCTTCCGACCTGTTCCTGCTGGACTTCATGGAGGAGATGGACTCCATGGGCATCGATTCGTACGGCATCGACCTCCGGGGGCGGCCGACCGAGCTGTGCTCTCTAGTGGCCAAGGCCTTCCGGGAGAGGGACCCCCGGGCCAAGGACCGCATCAGGAGGCGCGGGAGCATCACCGCCGGCCATTACCTCCGCGGGGTGGAATAA
- a CDS encoding 2,3-bisphosphoglycerate-independent phosphoglycerate mutase, whose protein sequence is MAGKKILIIVMDGLGDRAVKELGYKTPLQAAKKPNLDWFAQNGSTGAMDVIGPGVRPGSDTSHLAILGYDPYEVYTGRGPFEAAGVGLIGKKGDVAFRCNFATVDDDFNVLDRRAGRIKEPDTSELVKALEGLEINGIRAIVKDATEHRAVLLLRGDGLDAHVTDADPHEVARVHVSRPLVPEAKRTADAVNEFVKRSYELLKDHPVNVRRKKEGKPPANILLPRGAGPFPDIVPFEERWGLTASCVAGVSLIKGICKMCGLEVVEPSGGTGGLDTNMEAKARVALRELEKKDFVLMNVKATDVASHDGDARTKVEVIERLDKMAKVIREGIPPGTVVVLTADHCTPVERGDHSGDPVPLCIYSDSTVKDGSKGYDEAACYVGGLGRIRGKDLMPILIDKTDRSEKFGA, encoded by the coding sequence ATGGCTGGTAAGAAGATTCTGATCATTGTGATGGACGGGCTCGGGGACCGCGCGGTCAAGGAGCTGGGCTACAAGACCCCCTTGCAGGCGGCCAAGAAGCCTAATCTGGACTGGTTCGCCCAGAACGGGTCCACCGGGGCCATGGACGTCATCGGCCCGGGGGTCCGGCCGGGCTCCGACACTTCTCACCTGGCCATTCTCGGCTACGATCCCTATGAGGTCTACACCGGCCGCGGGCCGTTCGAGGCGGCCGGGGTCGGGCTTATCGGCAAGAAGGGCGACGTGGCCTTCCGCTGCAACTTCGCCACCGTCGACGATGACTTCAATGTCCTGGACCGCCGGGCCGGCCGCATCAAGGAGCCGGACACCTCCGAGCTGGTGAAGGCGCTGGAGGGGCTGGAGATCAACGGCATCAGGGCCATAGTGAAGGATGCCACGGAGCACCGGGCGGTCCTGCTGCTGAGAGGCGATGGCCTTGATGCCCACGTCACCGATGCCGATCCCCACGAGGTCGCCAGGGTCCACGTGTCCAGGCCCCTGGTGCCCGAGGCGAAGAGGACCGCCGACGCCGTTAATGAGTTCGTAAAACGCTCGTATGAGCTGCTAAAGGATCACCCCGTCAACGTTCGCCGCAAGAAAGAGGGGAAGCCGCCGGCCAACATCCTGCTGCCCCGGGGCGCGGGGCCGTTCCCCGACATCGTCCCCTTCGAGGAGCGCTGGGGCCTCACCGCTTCCTGCGTGGCTGGGGTATCGCTCATCAAGGGCATCTGCAAGATGTGCGGCCTGGAAGTAGTGGAGCCGTCCGGCGGAACGGGCGGGTTGGACACGAATATGGAGGCAAAGGCCCGGGTCGCGCTGAGGGAGCTGGAGAAGAAGGACTTCGTGCTCATGAACGTGAAGGCCACCGACGTGGCGTCGCACGACGGCGACGCCCGGACGAAGGTGGAGGTCATCGAGCGCCTTGACAAGATGGCCAAGGTGATCAGGGAAGGCATCCCGCCGGGCACCGTGGTCGTGCTGACCGCTGACCACTGCACTCCCGTGGAGAGGGGCGACCACTCCGGCGACCCGGTGCCGCTGTGCATCTACTCCGACAGCACCGTCAAGGACGGCAGCAAAGGGTATGATGAGGCGGCCTGCTACGTCGGCGGGCTGGGAAGGATCAGGGGCAAGGACCTCATGCCCATCCTCATCGACAAGACCGACCGCTCCGAGAAGTTCGGGGCCTGA
- a CDS encoding DUF6015 family protein — protein MSNINPIITYEDLSKAVQNKMEVTEDISNDIAFRVLSYFGFKDEIIDNVLDQDDRRMFYFLQDVQMLQTRWEEAVLPNGRTWRVFYWMLNTDNILRAAAPRKGEEEQIELGLYDSLPEDVWSRSAA, from the coding sequence ATGAGCAACATAAATCCCATCATAACTTACGAGGACCTGTCCAAGGCCGTCCAGAACAAGATGGAGGTGACCGAGGACATATCCAATGACATCGCGTTCAGGGTCCTGAGCTACTTCGGTTTCAAGGACGAGATCATAGACAACGTCCTCGACCAGGACGACCGCAGGATGTTCTACTTCCTGCAGGATGTCCAGATGCTCCAGACCCGCTGGGAGGAAGCCGTCCTCCCCAACGGCAGGACCTGGAGGGTGTTCTACTGGATGCTGAACACCGACAACATCCTGAGGGCCGCCGCTCCCCGCAAAGGGGAAGAAGAGCAGATCGAGCTGGGCCTCTACGACTCTCTGCCCGAGGACGTGTGGTCCAGGTCCGCGGCCTGA
- a CDS encoding aminopeptidase, giving the protein MSKLEEAAHVAMQDVLGLRQGEEVLILTNFEGDAFDISKALYDETKKLGGKPVMMVQEPKTILQFAENAVLAAIKANPDIFISVPFYKTGKDPYGQKIGYVGRDGKRYDHIHYKLMTGDRRIRSVWSPSVTRDTFERAVTVDYNKMRANAARLKAAMKGGKEVHVTAPGGTDVTISIGGREPFADDGDFRFPGTGGNLPAGEVYVSPVVASTRGVICYDGTLDLMTRCVQPKTPVRVEFKDGYVSSVTGGEEADWLLEVIGKGEQKAREAGLKVEERNARHLGELGIGLNYNARMINNMLEDEKVGKTCHFAIGMNYDSDAPALIHQDCLVKNPSIWVDGRQILNDGDIIV; this is encoded by the coding sequence ATGTCCAAGCTCGAAGAAGCGGCCCATGTGGCCATGCAGGACGTGCTCGGCCTCCGGCAGGGCGAAGAGGTATTGATTCTGACCAACTTCGAGGGCGACGCCTTCGACATCTCCAAGGCGCTGTACGATGAAACGAAGAAGCTCGGCGGAAAGCCGGTCATGATGGTCCAGGAGCCCAAGACCATCCTCCAGTTCGCGGAGAACGCCGTGCTGGCGGCCATCAAGGCCAATCCGGACATATTCATCTCCGTCCCCTTCTACAAGACCGGGAAGGACCCCTATGGCCAGAAGATCGGATATGTGGGCCGCGACGGCAAGAGGTACGATCACATCCACTACAAGCTGATGACCGGGGATCGCCGGATCAGGAGCGTGTGGTCGCCCTCGGTCACCAGGGACACCTTCGAGCGCGCGGTGACCGTGGACTATAATAAGATGCGCGCCAACGCCGCCAGGCTGAAAGCGGCCATGAAGGGTGGGAAGGAGGTCCACGTGACCGCGCCCGGCGGGACGGACGTGACGATCTCCATCGGGGGGAGGGAGCCCTTCGCCGACGACGGGGACTTTCGCTTCCCCGGCACTGGAGGCAACCTTCCGGCCGGGGAGGTGTACGTTTCCCCCGTAGTAGCATCCACCAGGGGGGTCATCTGCTACGACGGCACTCTGGACCTGATGACCCGATGCGTCCAGCCGAAGACCCCGGTGAGGGTGGAGTTCAAGGACGGGTACGTGTCCTCCGTCACCGGCGGAGAGGAGGCGGATTGGCTGCTCGAGGTCATCGGGAAGGGCGAGCAGAAGGCCCGCGAGGCCGGCCTCAAGGTGGAGGAGAGGAACGCCCGCCACCTTGGCGAGCTCGGCATCGGGCTCAACTACAACGCCAGGATGATCAACAACATGCTGGAGGACGAGAAGGTCGGGAAGACCTGCCACTTCGCCATCGGCATGAATTACGACAGCGACGCTCCCGCGCTCATACACCAGGACTGCCTGGTGAAGAACCCCTCGATATGGGTGGACGGGCGGCAGATCCTGAATGACGGGGACATCATCGTGTAA
- a CDS encoding CxxC-x17-CxxC domain-containing protein yields the protein MNDRRGGYRRDEPREMHNAKCSDCGAETQVPFKPTEGRPVYCRECYQKHKPARSERRF from the coding sequence ATGAACGACAGAAGAGGCGGATACAGGCGCGACGAGCCCCGTGAGATGCATAATGCCAAGTGCTCCGACTGTGGAGCGGAGACCCAGGTTCCTTTCAAGCCGACTGAGGGAAGGCCGGTCTACTGCAGGGAGTGCTACCAGAAGCACAAGCCGGCACGCAGCGAGAGGCGGTTCTAA
- a CDS encoding pyridoxamine 5'-phosphate oxidase family protein, which produces MVALTPEFEELFKAAKYYPLATASKAGDPNVVPVGSVFLMDPQTIWIGNQFMNATVANLKENPRACLYAWGPDTKGCLKIKADVTVLESGADFEKMKEMVKARRADLVCKALLALKVTEVYNCKSGGDAGKRLL; this is translated from the coding sequence ATGGTAGCGCTCACCCCCGAGTTTGAGGAGCTGTTCAAGGCAGCGAAGTACTATCCCCTGGCCACCGCGTCGAAGGCCGGGGACCCCAACGTGGTCCCCGTCGGCTCCGTCTTTCTGATGGATCCCCAGACCATTTGGATCGGCAATCAGTTCATGAACGCAACAGTGGCGAATCTCAAGGAGAACCCCCGAGCGTGCTTGTACGCATGGGGTCCTGACACCAAGGGCTGCCTGAAGATAAAGGCTGACGTCACCGTGCTGGAGTCCGGCGCGGACTTCGAGAAGATGAAAGAGATGGTCAAGGCCCGCCGCGCCGACCTGGTTTGCAAGGCCCTCCTGGCCCTCAAGGTCACCGAGGTCTACAACTGCAAGTCCGGCGGGGATGCGGGAAAGCGGCTGCTGTGA